From a single Solanum dulcamara chromosome 4, daSolDulc1.2, whole genome shotgun sequence genomic region:
- the LOC129884780 gene encoding uncharacterized protein LOC129884780 has protein sequence MAKYKINNEFNFKVKRSDSKSYVIVCLSEGCCWRMKASCWKKTDIFKVRYFNSEHSCALRDRIFNKVHATKAFVSAFTAPKLVNHKRIVTPNDIREDIKSAYGIDITYQQAWRSKEHALQMLRGKPADGYRQLPVYIHILKTVYPNSYISMHKSSTDEFMYLFIALRPLMRGFQFCRPVVVVDGAHLDGPYKGTFVSASTLDGAGCILPLAYGIVDTENDSSWTWFFQNFKNAFGERDNMCVVSDRNESIIKSVSMVFPNVPHFACIWHIWKNVCTKYRRSKAVLSDIFYSMAKAYRKDEVDKLMAKVERIDQRVAQYLKNAGYEKWSRVHATVNRGRMMTSNIAECINGCLVEARELPIIDFLEQTRMLFGSWNCKNREIASYTKHTLGRKFEDILVSNTIKCSRMKVVASSEYLYSVYELGIRYIVCLERKTCTCGRFQLDEIPCPHAIAVLKSKNITDLHPYCSDYYKPEALANTYELPMVPMPDKKDWTAPKEILEEIVLPPIYKRMPGRPKKGRKKFANEKITSSTNSCGRCGHEGHNRKTCNFIPK, from the exons atggccaaatacaaaatcaataatgaatttaatttcaagGTTAAAAGATCCGACAGTAAAAG TTATGTGATAGTATGCCTTTCAGAAGGAtgttgttggagaatgaaagcttcatgttggaaaaaaacggatatattcaaagttagatatttcaatagtgaacattcatgtgcactgagagataggattttcaacaaagttcatgctacaaaggcttttgttagtgcattcacagcccctaaattggttaatcataagagaattgtcacccctaatgatatacgagaggatattaaatcagcgtatggaattgatattacctatcaacaGGCATGGCGTTCAAAAGAGCATGCTTTGCAGATGTTAAGGGGAAAACCTGCTGATGGATATAGACAGCTGcctgtatatatacatattctaaaaaccgtatatccaaattcgtacataagtatgcacaagtcatcaactgatgaattcatgtatttgttcatagcgttaaggcccttgatgagggggtttcagttttgtcgaccagtagttgttgttgacggtgcacatcttgatggaccttataaagggaCGTTTGTATCAGCTAGCACACTTGATGGGGCAG gtTGCATATTGCCGTTGGCGTATGGTATTGTTGATACGGAAAATGATTCATCATGGACGTGGTTTTTTCAGAATTTCAAGAATGCATTTGGAGAGAGggacaatatgtgtgttgtatcagataggaacgaaagcataatcaagagtgtaagcatggtatttcccaatgttcctcattttgcatgcatatggcatatatggaaaaatgtGTGTACTAAATACAGAAGGAGCAAAGCTGTACTAAGTGACATCTTCTATTCAATGGCCAAGGCATACCGAAAAGATGAAGTCGATAAATTAATGGCCAAAGTTGAAAGAATCGATCAACGGGTggcacaatatttaaaaaatgcaggatacgaaaagtggtcaagggttcatgccactgtcaacaggggtagaatgatgacttctaacatcgcagaatgtatcaatggatgtcttgttgaagcacgagagctgcctataattgactttttggagcaaacgagaatgttatttggttcttggaactgcaaaaatagagaaatagcatcttatacaaaacatactttgggtagaaaattcgaagatatcctAGTTTCAAACACGATcaagtgttcgagaatgaag gttgttgcttcatcagagtatctttattctgtttacgaattaggtataagatacattgtgtgtctagagagaaaaacatgcacTTGTGGTAGAtttcaactagacgagataccatgtccacatgcaattgcagtgttgaagagcaagaacattactGACCTGCACCCATATTGTTCTGATTACTACAAACCAGAGGCGttggcaaatacttatgaattaccaatggttccaatgccagataagaaagactGGACTGCTCCgaaggaaattttggaagaaattgTCTTGCCGCCAATATACAAAAGGATGCcaggaagaccaaagaaagggagaaaaaagttTGCTAATGAGAAAATAACAAGTAGCACAAATTCTTGTGGACGTTGTGGCCACGAAGGCCACAAcagaaagacttgtaatttcattcctAAATAG
- the LOC129884779 gene encoding zinc finger protein ZAT4-like: MACVDEEQKPNFKHYCRVCKKGFICGRALGGHMRAHGIGDERANKVDDDDDDDDDDEASDWEENHGGSDYNKRMYQLRANPNRLKSTRVCENCGKEFLSWKYFLEHGKYCCSDDADDHSLVLSPCSDGEEYNIGERKGYGWSKRKRSLRTKVGTFTSSYNNNNNTYSGVQEDLLLAKWLIDLANARVDPLTIEPEESCASASKDEERRNPIMTYLITPSLVNRNKDLEHRRKSDFFILPSLDKAKGAPKGLFECKACKKVFNSHQALGGHRASHKKVKGRYAAKQDQLDDTHDQDNCFKGSKSSSYNYQFEQESSLTGASRRKSKVHECSICHRVFSTGQALGGHKRCHWITSNSQDSSIFTPKFHFHNPLEQINERSTLEKQDPLDLNIPPGDQNMSRIRQEPWNNIINPFEVSTDIHLHPWSSTNKNEDENFKNNTNNNNNNNNNNNSTAKDNKVRQDNATQINVEDDDEADSELKLAKLSDLNDINTSSGNPSQWLQVGIGPTNKVEADS; the protein is encoded by the exons ATGGCTTGTGTTGATGAAGAACAAAAGCCAAATTTTAAGCATTATTGTAGAGTTTGCAAGAAGGGTTTTATATGTGGGAGAGCTCTAGGTGGACATATGAGAGCTCATGGGATTGGAGATGAAAGAGCAAATAAGgtggatgatgatgatgacgatgatgatgatgatgaagctAGTGATTGGGAAGAAAATCATGGAGGAAGTGATTATAATAAGAGGATGTACCAATTAAGAGCAAACCCTAATAGGTTAAAGAGCACTAGGGTATGTGAGAATTGTGGAAAAGAATTCTTGTCATGGAAATATTTTCTTGAACATGGTAAATATTGTTGCTCTGATGATGCTGATGATCACTCCTTGGTATTATCACCTTGTTCTGATGGTGAGGAATATAATATTGGTGAAAGAAAAGGTTATGGTTGGTCTAAAAGGAAAAGGTCCTTGAGGACTAAAGTTGGAACTTTTACTTcatcttataataataataataatacttatTCAGGTGTGCAAGAAGATCTTCTTCTTGCAAAATGGCTTATAGATTTAGCTAATGCAAGGGTGGACCCATTAACCATCGAGCCAGAAGAGTCGTGCGCCTCCGCTAGTAAGGACGAGGAGAGGCGGAACCCTATAATGACCTACCTCATTACTCCCAGCCTCGTGAATCGAAACAAAGATCTCGAACATCGTAGAAAAAGTGACTTTTTCATATTACCTAGTTTGGACAAGGCTAAAGGAGCTCCCAAAGGATTGTTTGAATGTAAAGCATGTAAGAAAGTATTCAATTCTCACCAAGCCCTAGGTGGACATAGGGCAAGTCATAAAAAGGTTAAAGGACGTTATGCAGCCAAACAAGATCAATTAGATGATACACATGATCAAGATAATTGCTTTAAAGGTTCAAAATCATCATCTTATAATTACCAATTTGAACAAGAGTCCTCATTAACAGGAGCTTCAAGGAGAAAATCAAAAGTTCATGAATGTTCCATATGCCATAGAGTTTTTTCAACAGGACAAGCTTTAGGTGGCCACAAAAGGTGCCACTGGATCACTTCCAACTCTCAAGATTCATCTATCTTCACACCAAAATTTCATTTTCACAATCCCCTTGAGCAAATTAATGAAAGATCAACCTTGGAGAAACAAGATCCGTTGGATCTTAACATTCCACCAGGTGATCAAAACATGTCAAGAATAAGACAAGAACCTtggaataatataattaatccATTTGAGGTCTCCACAGATATACACTTGCATCCATGGAGTAGTACAAATA AAAATGAGGATGAAAACTTCAAGAATAacactaacaacaacaataacaataacaataataataacagtactGCCAAAGACAACAAGGTCCGTCAAGATAATGCAACACAAATCAATGTAGAAGATGATGATGAAGCAGACAGTGAGTTGAAGTTAGCAAAACTAAGTGACCTAAATGATATCAATACTAGTTCTGGTAATCCTTCACAATGGTTACAAGTTGGTATTGGTCCAACAAATAAGGTTGAGGCTGACTCATAA